Part of the Quercus robur chromosome 5, dhQueRobu3.1, whole genome shotgun sequence genome, ATTCACAACATGCTATTGCCTAAGAAAACCAACGCCGGTTCCAAAAGCGGCCCAATCGATGACTAGACCGAAGGAGCTTTCTCAAAGATCTATTTTTAATCTAGATTTGTTTTTAATCCGGtcaatatgatttttcaatttcatctaacgggaaaactttttttttttaatttttaattaaaaacatgtcacatcatttaaaaaaatgccaagtcattgtTCCGTTAGCCATGTAAGTAACACCGTTAACAACAGTTAGTAAAAGGACCAATACaactcagttttaaaacttaagggactaattgtgctcgcttcaaacttgagggaccaattgcgcACACAGGGTAAACTTCAGGGACCAATAGTGTAGTTTCGCCTAAAATGAATGATATGACCTAGTTCTCTCTATGACTATATTAGTTAATTCTCAGATCCCAAACCCTAATACATTGGTTCTTCTtaccttcttctcaaaaaaaaaaaaaaaaaaaaaaaaaaaaccaactttaGGCCCAAATAATCAAGCCCAAGATCTCTTATTAAAATTAAGGTAAAAATATCCATCTACCCATcacatttaattaaaagaagtgttacttgattctcaaaaaaaaaaaaaaaaaaaaaagtgttctaTAATATttatactacaaattttatgtggtaagttgttactgattctaatttgaacccactacttaaattatttttttatccaccaATAACAGTTAataataacttgctacttaaaatttgttgtgaaaatattgtgcacatttcatctttttaatttaaatccaAATTATTAAAACTATTTACAAACTTTCAACTTTGTATTTGTGGTTGATGTTTTCTCTATAGGGGTGAAGGTTTCTAGTGCCTTTTTACCCTGGATACAATACGATTCGGACACATATTTAGTTTTGGACACGTGACTACAGTTTAGTGTGCTCGGTGCAAAAAAGCACTAGACACAAGCCATATCCTTCTTTATGTGACATTTCTCGTGGAAACACTCCATCAAGGAAAATGAGTATAAACAATAATCACACGGGTAAACATGCCACACGTCCAAGTGTGTCACACTAAAACACGCCATATTCATGAGTTCATGTTTCAAATTTGATCCTAtaagaaaaatctaataaaatctCGTCCTTTCTATTAAACTTATCAAAAGTTTTGTAAACTTTTCAATGTTTTCATATAGGACAAATTTATGAACAAGGGGTCATTTCATATATTCATGTTTGATTAGAGCGGATGTTAAAGGTTCAAATCTTATTATATGGGACAAATCTATTTCAAATCTTCCTATCAAAAGTTTGTTGAACTTCCTATATGGGACAAAgctatttaaaagttaaaagacaaatttacaaaaagagtcaatttcatgttttaaataagatattacaaatttaaaaggaTATCTAGTGTCATATCAATgatatcatttaaaaatttaaataatttaactttttatacTAGGTCAATGTAATAAAAtcttaactaaaaaatagaCTCTTTCTACTTCATTCCACATTACACAATTtacacttgaaaaaaaaatcctatgaatAATATAGTATCAAATGgcctatatattaaaaataattaaataaaagagtATCAAATGGTTCTAACTTCTACGTCGCTAATTTTCAGGATTTTAATTTCATTCTTATGAATCTTTCCCCTGGTAGCCAAACCTGTCTACTTGAACAATTGGCTGGGTTTGTGGTCCAAGTCTCCATTTGATCAACTTTGATTTTAGCAAGTCGTAGCATAACATAACAATTTTTGGTTACATATTTGAAAGGATGGTAGTGTAAAATACAATCCAAGTTCGGATCCTGGAGGTAATAAGATTATCAGCATCACTCGCCCTCTTTATCCcctttgtttattaaaaaaatacacatgaTATTAGTATTCACTAGgcagccaatttttttttttgatcatttCTGTTTGCAAGAGGAGATGCTAGAAACTACTCAAGCCATGTTAGGTCCcatttaaattgtttaaatagtCAAGTTTGGTCATAGGCAATTGCCTAAACTTAGCATTGGTTTAGGGGGAGGGAAAGGCAACATTCCACTACTTGACTAGACCTATTAGTGGCAGGACAAAGCTTGGTTTCGTGCCTATAATGTATTTGACCTGTTGTGATGATTTCACGTGATTAAAAGTGAATACGTAGTTACAAATGAACACGTGTCATTATCACAATGCACTGAATTAGACCAAATACTTAATAATGCCATCCTAAATTGAAGTTAACTATGAGGGCGTTTGGATTCCAAGGAATCCTGCGttcacgttttagtgttgcgttttcctttgtttttttttttttttctttttgttttttcttttgcccgcatttgttgactttgaGAGACAAAATATACTGTTATGAACGGTGTATGTACTGTTCATATAGTGTACATACACTgttcacatattaaaaaaatattaaaaataggtcccacgatactatttacacatttaaaaattattttgctacagtgttttcagttttcagtttcagcaacaataagttcaatccaaacggacccatctTATCCAGTAATTTgatcaaaaacttgattttaataattcttttccTTCACACAAATGAGTTGGTGCCATGGTGGCCTAACTTGAGACGTCCTTCACCTCCATTTGGGCCAATAGGTAGCTTTAAAAGTTGGCTAAGACTTCACACTCTTCCCTTGCTATTCCCAGCTGCATTCCATTGAAAAGTTTTTTAGACCAGTTATTGCATATATAGCCAAAGACCATTTTCTTTGATCTCTACACTTAAACAAGAGCACCGAAGCTACTCTCTTTCAGTTGGGTGCCTTTGTTTGCACATGCACCTCAGTTAACATACGAAATGAAAGGCCTATTTTGTGTGGTCAAGATAATTGGGCTTGCACCAAACAGCAAGATTAAAAGGGCCTAAAAGAAGTGGGGGAAAATGTGAGATTGAAAAGGAAGTTGGGTCGTATATGACACATCAAGCATCTTAGTGGGTTCTCATATCATGGCTATTTTGTACATCTTACCGAAGCTTCTGATTTTTGCATTATTGCCCATAATGGGCAGGCATTGTATCATAATTCAGCCTTTTGGTATAAACGTGTGTGAAATGAATGATATTTCCTAGTTCTCTATCGGATTGAGATAAGGTTGAGATAAGGTTGAGATAAGGTGCAATACCTAAGTGGTAGGGTATTGCACCTGATGCAATTGGTGTGAGTGGCTgagatataaaattataaagagcaattttaaatttcaaccatttaataaaaaaataaaaataaaaagtaaaaaaattaagattgataaaaataaaaaataaaaaaatagtgagagagaggggATTAAGTACATGTTGCAATTGCATAAACCAATTGCATTGGATCTCAATCCTTCTCTATAGGACTATATTAGTTAATTCTCATACCCCAAATTTTAGCATTACTGCACATGTTGGGCAAGCATCATATTATAATTTAGCTTTTTTTGGTTGGTATTAAGGTGTGTGAAATGAAAGATATTACCTACTACTATATTAGTTAATTCTCAGATCCCAAACCTTGATAACTTGGCTCAAATATttcagtggaaaaaaaaaacacctttaGGCCTAAATAATCAAGCCCAAACGATCAAAACTATTTACACACTTGCAAAGTTGTAAGAAATAAGAGTGtttaaatataaagaaaaaaataaaataacatagaaggagataagtaaaaaattaacGATCTTGGATGACCCTTCTccacaaaacaaaattctaaacCAATACTTCTTTGCTATTAAGAATTATGATTCATAAAGAAcactatacacacacacattagcCTTGAAATTATCTTTAAAACCACATTAGCTTATAGTATTACTAATATAAAAGTTTGgcttcaaactagtttggagtTATCTTACTCCAACTCTCCAACCCATGatatgggtttaaaaaaaaatcattaatgtGTGCGGACTCCTCAATCACGACGAGAAGGACTGTACTCTATGGTCTGACAGCAGTAGAATTTTGCGCACTGAGGAGCAACAATACGGTGCGTGGTTACGTGCTCCCATCAACAATCTTCAACAGCCCAAAATGGCCACCGATAAACCTACTCCACAACTCAAACACCCCAGTGGACCACCACGACCCCCTCATCCCATGCCATCACCTACCATTGCCGGAATTGCAACGGCAACAAAACCCACTACTCCGATAACTCCTACTGTCCCAATACCTGCACCACCCACATCCGAGACCGAACCCGATATTCCGAAACACACCACAGCCCACCCCGATACGGACCCACCTACTTTTCCGCAGCAAATCACGCACACTGTCCCAACAAATACGAAAATCTTGGCTGACACAGATCTTTTTAACACCCATATCTTGGAAATTGATAGCGCCTTAAATATCTATCCTTTCTCATCTAAGTCAGCCCCACCACAAAAGGAAACTGCCCCATGTATGGACCACCCCATGATTTCTTCCCCTGACCATGCGCACAAAATCCCATTAACAATCCAGTCTTGTGACAGCCAACTTTTTGATACTCCAATCATGCACGTGCAAGATAATATGCACGTGCCCTTTCATGGGCCAAAAAAGAAGTTGGACCCAGCCCAAGGTACATGGAAAAGACTTGGGCCTCCACTTGTTGGATCAAAAATCAAACCTGAGGACAAAGTCATGAACCCAAATAATAACTCACCCTTGGCTAGACCAAAACGCAAGCCCGTGGAACAGTCCCATGCACATGCAACGTCCATTGACAAGAAGCAGAAACTTAAAGATGATCCAcatactttgaaaatttttgagataGACAATTTAGGATCGGTGGTGGCTGCCTGGCAGCATCTCTGGGTCCAATGAGTGTATTAAGTTGGAACTATCAGAGGCTTAGGAACCTCCGAACAGTTAACGCTCTTAAGAGAGCATGGAAAAAAGAAGCTCCCATCTGTGTCTTCTTAATGGAGACAAAACTTTCCACGGATCAGTTGAATGCCAAGAAACAAAACTGGGACTACAATCAGGGTCTTGTGGTCTCTAATGAGGGTCAAAGTGGAGGCTTAGCTCTTCTGTGGAAACCGGGTACAAAGGTACATGTCAAAAATTTTTCACGTTGGTTTATTGATGCTCATGTGTTTTATGAAACAACAAGAATATGTTGGAGGTTGACAGGTTTTTACGGGCATCCCGAAACTAGCAAACGTGAGGAAACTTGGACTTTCCTTGAATCTCTCGGTCAAAAAAATCACCTTCCCTGGCTTTGCATCGGTGATTTCAATGAGATTACAAGCTAGTCTGAGAAAGCGAGTGGTTGCCTATGGCCAACATGCCAAATGGATCGTTTTCGCACTGCCATTCACCATTGTAGTTTCATTGACCTTGGATATGTTGGCTCTCCATTCACATGGTCCCGAAACCACCCTGTTGAAGGTCGTATTTATATCAGGCTGAACCGAGCCCTGGCTAACATGACCTGGAAGGCGCTCTTCCCCAATGCCATTGTCCATCATGTTTCAATGTCATCTTCGGACCACTCCATGCTTACCATCCGAATACAGTCCTCCAGACCTAGACAACCACAATCCCGACCTCTCTTCTGTTTTAAAGCCATGTGGCTTCAAGATCCACGATGTGCCGATATCGTCCAAAAAGCATGGCACGAAGGTCTCTACAAGCTGGGTGGTGATCCAATCACCAACTGTCATGCTAGCTGTCGTGACCGACTTACTACTTGGAATAAACATGATTTTGGTCACGTAGGGAATATGATTACAAAGCTGAACCAGAAGCTTCAAGTCCTTGAGATCATCCTATTAGCAACGATACTGAAATCCAAGAGGTACGAGCGTCTTTGAACCGATGGTTAGATGCTAAAAATACAATGTGGCACCAGCACTCGCGAAATTTGTGGATCACTAATGGTGATAGGAGCACTTCCTTCTTCCATCAGAAAGCATCAAACCGGAGAGATAGAAACTCCATTCGGGGCATTTGTGATGCAACGAGGCAATGGCAGGAGGATGATCACACTATGGAGAACATCATTCTAGATTATTTTGAGACCATCTTTTGCTCCAATGGGCCTACTGATACCTCAGTCCTGGTTGATGCAGTCCAACATGTGGTCACAAACGAGATGAACACCTTCCTCACCCAGACTTTCACAGCTGAAGAAGTCCACAAAGCTCTCAAGCAGATGCATCCCAAAAAATCTCCAGGTCCTGATGGTATGCCCCCTCTCTTTTATCAACACTTTTGGTCTCTTACTAGTGAATGTGTCACCAAAACTGTTTTGGATTTCTTGAACTTGGGTATTATTCCTCCAAATTTTAATGAAACACATATTGTTCTCATTCCAAAGACCAAAAATCCCACGAGAGTGACTCAATATAGACCGATAAGTCTCTGTAATGTTATTTCTAGACTCACCTCCAAAGTCATTGCAAATCGGCTGAAGCGCTTCCTGCCCCATATTGTAAGTGAAAACCAAAGTGCTTTCATGTCAGACCGCCTCATCACAGACAATATTATTGTTGCCTTTGAAACTATGCACcaccttaataaaaaaaaggggcgGTAAGATCGGTGAGATGGCCTTAAAGCTAGATATGAGCAAGGCCTTTGATCGTGTTGAATGGGGCTGCCTAGAgaaaattatgcagaaaatgGGTTTCAATGATAAATGGGTGAAACTAATTATAATGCAATGTATTACCTCTGTTACATATTCTGTCAGGATTAACGGGAAACCCCAAGGTCACATAATCCCATCTAGGGGTTTGAGACAAGGGGACCCTATTTCtcctttcttgtttcttttctgtGCGTAGGGCCTCTCAGCTCTTCTAAACCGATTTGCAACTACTGGCCAACTTCGGGGTGTATCGACTTGCCCACTTGGACCGAGAATCTCTCATCTATTCTTTGCTGATGACAGCATTATTTTTTGCCAAGCAACACTAGAACAATGCAGCCATCTTGAGCATCTTTTAACTATTTATGAGCAAGCCTCAGGCCAATAGCTAAATAAGGAGCAGAAATACCCCATGGGATACACAAGAAGAGATAAAACGTCGCTTTGGAGCAGAGGTGATTAGACAGCATGAGACTTATTTGGGCCTGCCATCCTTAGTGGGCAAATCAAAAAAACACACCTTCAGAGCTTTGAAGGAAAAGCTAGACAACAAACTCTCGGGCTGGAAAGAAAAGCTGTTATCCTAAGTAGGTAAAGAAGTTCTCATCAAGGCAGTTGCACAGGCCATTCCCACATACACAATGAGTGTCTTCAAACTTCCAGACTCCCTTTATGATGAATTGGCTTGGTTGATTCGAATATTTTGTTGGGGCCAAAAagaaggtaaaaataaaatggcaTGGCTGAGCTAGTACAGGATGTGCACACCAAAGGAAGAAAAGGGATTGGGTTTCCGGGACCTCAAGGCTTTCAACCTTGCTCTCTTAGCTAAACAAGGCTGGCGTTTACAGATGAACAGAAACTCATTGGTCCATAGAGTACTTAAAGCCCGCTATTTTCCAAATACAGATTTCCTACATGCGGAGTTAGGCACGAAACCATCGTTTGCATGGCGAAGCATTTTCACTACTCAGACTGTTGTGCAATTAGGCTACCGCTGGCAGGTAGGGGACAACAAGTCCATTGAAGTGTGGACAGATCGTTGGCTGCCAAGACCCTCCACCTTCCGTGTCCTCACACCCCCGACCTTACTGCCTGTAAATACTATAGTGGATTCTCTTATGGACCAAGAAAGTGGTGAGTGGAATCTAAACCTAATCAACCAGGTTTTCTTCCATGAAGATGCCACATCCATCCTAAGCATTCCTTTGAGCCGCCACAAGCCAAAGGACCGCATGATTTGGGCCTTCACTCCTAGGGGGCGTTTCATTGTCAACAGTGCATACAAAGTTGCAAGGACCATCACCCAACTTTCTACCTCAGCTGAGACATCTCAGAGTAATGAGCAAGCCCGGTTTTGGCGCCACATTTGGAATTTGCACATACCCaacaagataaaattttttatgtagaAAGCATGCAACAACAAACTTCCCACAAAAGCCAACCTCTACCATAGACGGGTTATTGACGACCCTACCTGTGAGGCTTGCACACTAGCACCAGAAACGATTGGACATTTATTTGGTGAGTGCAATGTTGCTAAGGAACTTTGGACCCTCTCGGACATACCACTAGAGAGAAATGGGATCATTCATAGGTCTTTCATGGACCTCATCTGGTATCTACTCTTCAAATAGCATATGGACACCACACTTATTGAATTGGTAATCACAATATCATGGAGTGCATGGTTCAACCGAAACAAAACCCGCCTGGGTGAAGCAAGACGAACTCCGCAAGAAATTCTAAGACGAGCTCGCTTTATATTACATGACTTCCAGCTTGCACACCTACGACCCACCCAGCTCAAAGAAGCCATGGATGGCCGTTGGGTCCTACCTGTGTTTCCCTGGTACAAGGTCAACGTAGATGCTACAGTCTTCTCTCAGCTTGGCATGATCGGCGTCGGTGTGATTATTAGAGACCACCTTGGATTTGTTGTCGCAGCCTTAAGTAAACGCCTCCCTCTCCCATTGGATCCTTTGGAGGCAGAAGCAAAGGCAATGGATGAAGCCACTGTTTTTGCATGGGACATAGGGGTTAGAGATGTCATTTTTGAGTCAGATTCCATGCTGGTTTGCCATGCTGGTTTGCTATGCTATGGAGAACCCCACGGACGTCCCGGTCTCTATCTCTACAGTGGTTTCAGGTTTTTGTTCAAGACTTCCTGTGTTCCGTACTTTCCAATCATCCCATGTGAGGCGACAAGGAAATAGACCAAGTCATACTTTAGCTGCTTTTGCGAAGAATATTGACTCTTTTGTAACTTGGATGGAAGAGTGTCCACCTTTCCTTGCATCTTCGGTTTCGCAAGATGCTATGTACTGTTTCGCTACTTAATAAAATGAGggtatttcttataaaaaaaaaacactttattTTGTTCCTTAATTATGATAAGTACACTTTTGCACATGCATCTCCCTATTGATGAATAAATTAAATAACGCGTATAAATTCTCAAATCACTCTCTTATTTGTCATGTTAacttttgtttgtgattttatCATTCTATCATTTTCACCACTATTTTAGCATATTCTCAATTTCATAAAAATGTGCAAAAATCCTCATTTCAAAAAATGTGCAAAAATCCTTCATCGCCATTGCCATCGTTCATCACCAAACTCATATAAGGAAATGCTAGCTGGGTATACCTCTAAACTCACCAATCTTTGCATTTCTCTCTTGATTTGGAAGTCTTGATTTTGGTTTGAAATGGTTAAACATAGAAACTTGGGATGTCTAGAACTGAAGGATGAGTTTCTGTACACCACACTACTACTTCCATCACTAAGATCAAGCAATTGGTCATATGAATCTATTAACAAGTATTGTATGTTATCTATTTGTTAAGGTCTGTTTGAAGgccaaaaacataaagaaaaaaagacaagcCCGGAAGcttttgagaaaagaaagaagaaaaaaagaaaagaagcccagATCAGGAGGTCGTGTTAGGACAAAGGCACGCAAGGCAGGAACCAGACCCTATGGCTCGGATGACAGCGATGTTgaaggatctggagcaagaagttcgccTTCTCAAAGAAGGTAGGACACAGGAAATTAGAGACAATGTTCCCCCTGTTAGTAACCAAGACAAAACTTaaccagaaggagggtcagcaatGGGAGGGAGAACCAACCCCTAGTACTTAACACTGGCAGATGTCAgtgccctcctggagcaagaaagggaaaaactttcGGGGATctccaagcaattctctcgggaccCCCCGTTCCCTCCAAAACTTCTTGACAAGCCAtaccccaaagttccatccttttgaCGAAAGAAATAGAAGCGTTGTGGAACACATGAGTAGGTTCAttcacactatgggcccctacaCATGAGACATAGAACTATGTCTAAGAGAATTTACtaaatccttagtggatagaGCATACACTTgatacaccacgctgagacctgGGTCCATTAAAACTTGGGATGAAATGATGAAGAAATTTTGTGCTAAGTATTACGCTGGTGAGGACAAGATCACTTTCCAAAACCTCCAGATGGTAAGGCAGAGGCCTGGGGAGGATCTCGTCCAGTTCATTAAAAGGtttgaagatgtgtccctagattGCTATGGGGACCACGAAGAAATAAAGCTCATAGAAACCTGTATATCCAACATGCTTTTCAATTATAGACTCAACCTCGAAAATCTATGTATCgcacagtttgctgacctgttATAGAGAACTAAAAGGATAGCACAAACTATGAGGACAAAAAGGATGCCAGTATCCCAAGCCATGACAGCATCAGtgggagagaaaaggaagaggccTGACAAGAAGATGTTCgaggaaccaccagtgatcccatgtACAACTGAGGAGTTAAACCATATCCTGGACAAATAGATCGGAGATGGAGTTGTTAGGCCATTTATTGTGTCCAAGCCGCcaattgaagaagaaaggaagaacccttTGTTTTGTAGgatccataattatgtcaagcatTCCACCAAGGATTACTGGACCCTCCGtagactcttccacaaaaagctgAGAGAAGGAACCTTAGAGCTCACTTAGAAAGAGCCAGAAGTGTAAtggaaccccttgcctaaccacaaagggaaAGGGATGGTAGCGGTAGTAATCCATGGGAACCCAGCAGAAGcgggagaatctgaaggatccttccatcCAAGCACAGTCaggaccctccagaagaatcccaAGTTCAGGTCATTATTCAACCAACTGGGATTTGGACCAGAAGTAAGAAAGGTGGCCACAGAGTCTttcatgagcatagcagcagatttGGGAATGGAATGTTTCACAGTAGAGTCAcgtgctagtcgagctttcctggagacaaccaatgcaataactttcATCGATGAGGACATAGAGGTTGAGCATCCAGACCACCGTAAGCCCCTTTATCTAGTAGCCACGATAAATGGTGTCCAAGTCAGAAAAGCATTGGTGGACacaggggcatcactcaacctcatagccttgagtaccctAGAAGCCGTGGGCCTAGTTGAtagaaggatcctgggggctccCATGGAGATAATAGGATTTGGAGGGTCAGTGGAATCAACtgaaggatacgtgcagctgGCCTTAAGAATAGGACCAATAGTGGccttgacaaggtttcatgtaaTTAATGCAGAGGTATCCTACCATGTACTGTTGGGACGCCCATGGCTCCATAAACACCGCCTTATTCCGTCTATGTACCATcagtgcattaaaaggagattGAACGGGAGGCCCGTGaggatccctgccaaccgtAATCCTTTCAGctagggagaagtgaactttgcagaaacaatATTTTACGATGAGCtagagccagatgatgagagcCCCACGCCAGGTACTATAGGAGCACCTATCttggaagaaaaagaaggaggaAAGGGCACCTGTGACCTGAGAAACCTtctggaaagaaaaaggaaaaagagggaGCTCAGCTATTCAAGATCTTGAGAATTTGTGGTGGTGCGAGAACCCGGGGGAATGTTGATTTATCACTTGTGAAGGTGCGCAGGACCTGAATGCATCATGCAGAAAGGTCCCAGACCACCAGGTTGCATGATGGCTCAAGAAGAAATCTCAGAGGAACCAATCAAGGAAGCCTAGATTCAAcctgaggaagaattaaaggaaataaatttGGAAACCGAGCTGGGATCCCAGAAGCTTGTCTTTATTAGCAGTTAGCTGATGGCACAAGAAAGGGAACAATTGGTGGCCTTACTCCAGAAGTgcagagatgtgtttgcatggacctatgatgaaaTGCTTGATTTAGACCCGAAATTGGTGGTTCATTCTCTTAACGTGGACCCAGGAAGAAGACCAGTAGTTCAGCCGGCTAGGGTCTTTTACATCGAGGTAGAAGCTCAGATAATTTAAGAAGTCAAAAAGCTGCTAAcggctggttttatcaaacccatccagcACCCCAAATGGCTTTCTAACATAGTacttgtgaaaaagaaaaatggtcaaattCGTTGCTGTGTGGACTTTCGCAACCTGAATAAGGCATGCCCAAAAGATGAGTACCtcttgcccaatatcgacctccttctagattcagctgcaggaagctctatgttctcatttatggatgggtacagtgggtACAACCAAATTCGCATGGCTGCCAAAGATGCAAAGAAAATGGCATTTAGAATTCCAATCGGAAACTTTTATTACACTGTAATGCCTTTTGGCCTAAAAAATGCGAGGGCTACGTACCAGCGAATCATGACAGTTATCTTTCATGACAtaatgcatgaggagatggaagattacgtagatgatattgtggtcaaaTCAAAAACTAGGATAGGACACCTTCGAGTACTTTAGCAAGTTTTCAAAAGATGCAGGAAGTACAAACTGCGCATGAACCCTATGAAATGTGCCTTCGGgatgtctgctggaaagttccttggatttctggtacatcacaaaggcataagtgtAGATCCAACCAAAGCCACAGCCATTGCCACAATGAAAAGACCGACAACAGTGcgggaactcaaaagcttccta contains:
- the LOC126727821 gene encoding uncharacterized protein LOC126727821, with product MDRFRTAIHHCSFIDLGYVGSPFTWSRNHPVEGRIYIRLNRALANMTWKALFPNAIVHHVSMSSSDHSMLTIRIQSSRPRQPQSRPLFCFKAMWLQDPRCADIVQKAWHEGLYKLGGDPITNCHASCRDRLTTWNKHDFGHVGNMITKLNQKLQVLEIILLATILKSKRYERL